A single region of the Leptodactylus fuscus isolate aLepFus1 chromosome 5, aLepFus1.hap2, whole genome shotgun sequence genome encodes:
- the LOC142202283 gene encoding olfactory receptor 9G19-like: MEKNMTTVTEFYLLGFQASQNRRNLMFFLLIVVYWLTISINLQIILLVSTSKILHTPMYFFISQLFINDILLTTDIVPNTLDILLQDGGTIPFLDCIAQLFFFSASEASECLILTVMSYDRYVAICNPLRYSSTMTNTYCVILAVTSWLLGFCFMMFLIITILTLHFCGPNIIDHFFCDFVPILELACSNAYIVQVEIRILSIPIIFIPVIVIISSYAKIIATTLRIPSSTGRQKAFSTCSSHLIVVSIFYGTIFGVYVLPTNEKMLSSSKITALLYTVFTPLINPIIYSLKNNDIRKALHGLVYKQLRPRHYM, translated from the coding sequence ATGGAGAAGAATATGACGACTGTCACAGAGTTCTATCTCTTAGGATTTCAAGCCAGTCAGAATAGAAGAAACCTGATGTTCTTTCTACTCATTGTGGTTTACTGGCTTACAATTTCTATAAACCTCCAGATAATATTattggtgtccaccagtaagatcctccacaccccaatgtacttcttcatctcacaactttTTATTAATGACATCTTATTGaccacagatattgtccccaaTACACTGGACATTCTTCTGCAGGATGGAGGAACCATTCCTTTTCTTGATTGTATCGCTCAACTTTTTTTCTTCAGTGCTTCGGAAGCTTCTGAATGTCTCATCCTcacagtgatgtcctatgacagatatgtggccatctgtaatcctctcCGTTACTCCTCCACCATGACAAATACATACTGTGTGATATTGGCCGTCACTTCTTGGTTACTTGGCTTTTGTTTTATGATGTTTCTCATAATAACAATACTGACACTACATTTTTGTGGACCAAAcatcattgaccatttcttctgtgacttTGTTCCCATACTAGAACTCGCTTGTTCTAATGCCTACATTGTTCAGGTGGAAATTCGTATACTAAGTATCCCAATAATTTTTATCCCCGTTATAGTCATTATATCTTCCTATGCCAAAATTATTGCCACCACCTTgaggatcccatccagtactggtagacagaaagccttctccacctgtagctcccacctcattgtggtctccatattctatggGACTATATTTGGTGTTTATGTTCTCCCGACAAATGAAAAAATGTTGAGCAGTAGTAAAATCAcagccctgctatatactgtgttcactCCATtgatcaaccccattatatacagtctaaaGAATAATGACATTAGGAAGGCTTTACATGGACTTGTGTATAAGCAGCTCAGACCTCGGCATTATATGTAA